The Myxocyprinus asiaticus isolate MX2 ecotype Aquarium Trade chromosome 31, UBuf_Myxa_2, whole genome shotgun sequence genome has a segment encoding these proteins:
- the LOC127421841 gene encoding platelet-activating factor acetylhydrolase IB subunit alpha2-like, protein MSVGLNPAAVPSPVEDIQGDARWMSQHEHYVQDCKDAEPDVWFIGDSMIHLMQQHEVWKDLFSPLHALNFGLAGDTTCNVLWRIQNGELQNIQPKVVVLWVGTNNLQHTAEQVAGGVMAITEFIMSQLPHAKIIILGLLPRGEYQNPLREKNAEVNVLLRSHVSLLDHVHFLDLSSEFIQSDGSISKQDMFDFLHLTAAGYQTLAKPLYNLLLEILDETTAENC, encoded by the exons atGAGTGTTGGTTTGAATCCTGCTGCTGTTCCTTCACCTGTGGAGGATATTCAGGGTGATGCCCGCTGGATGTCTCAG catGAGCACTATGTGCAGGACTGTAAGGATGCAGAGCCAGACGTGTGGTTTATTGGGGACTCAATGATTCATCTGATGCAACAACACGAG GTGTGGAAAGATCTCTTCTCTCCTCTGCACGCGCTCAACTTTGGTTTGGCTGGAGACACGACCTGTAACGTTCTCTGGAGGATCCAGAACGGAGAACTTCAGAACATTCAGCCAAAG GTGGTGGTTTTGTGGGTTGGCACTAATAATCTCCAGCACACAGCAGAGCAGGTGGCAGGAGGGGTGATGGCCATCACAGAGTTCATCATGTCACAACTCCCTCACGCCAAAATCATCATACTG GGTCTTCTGCCTCGTGGTGAATATCAGAACCCTTTACGTGAGAAGAACGCTGAGGTGAATGTGTTACTGCGCTCACATGTATCGCTGCTCGACCATGTTCACTTCCTGGATCTCAGCTCTGAGTTCATCCAATCAGACGGATCCATTTCAAAACAAGACATGTTTGATTTCCTTCATCTGACGGCCGCTGGATATCAAACTCTCGCCAAACCTCTGTACAACCTTCTGCTGGAGATACTGGACGAAACCACTGCAGAAAACTGTTAG